TAGCACACCCTATACTATACTATAGATAATGTACCTTGTCAAATGCCTTTTTATCCACTACATACTACGCCTTCATTGGATACAATATCATACAATATCTTAAAAATGAACCTGTaacatttgttgatgcacaaaatcagtgaggactttggtacaacagaaagtgtcaagtttgtgaccttcgctagattgctccgatcactagtgtggataagtatgtaaatgaatagagatagggaagcaaacacaagatgtacgtgcttcacccagattggctacatccacggagtagaagagttctcattaattgtgaagggtttacacaagtacataggttcaagctctcatttagtgagtactagtgaatgatttagtacaaatgacattaggaatattgtgagagaatgatctctatttatagaagagagtttctagtttcattctaatattgacacgtgtcgtgttgtgattggcttctgatgttgacacgtgtcgcactatgattggcttctgatgtcgacacgtgtcgcgctgtgattggcctcctggttggaaggaaactcttctgggtccttgacggtataacgttgaccggtgctcagtagtttcaggattggtcaagtatggtacaaacaatgctcccttaagttcccgagtaagggaaactcctcggttcggtatcattttcacttgccttatctgtctcatatgtaaatgtggcatcttctctagaagtacttttcctccatccaggggtggtatctttaaccgatgaagatgcacaaggtaatgtatcaatttcacttaaaacttacttgtagtttcgagcttggtcaagtgcgatacaaaccctatagtaggagtcccccaagtagtcgagctaggagatttgccgaaggaggtaacagacaaggtaagcaatcagacttccaagcaagcaacctcgatcagaggttcgacttcggcttccagttaattgttctccttctcattgtgtcgtaaatagcaacaaggataaggagaagcaactggagaagagatgatatgagatacctttacttttgaagaagtaaatttccacaagcttattcttgaactgagctggagggttttttggtttcctccatagtataaggccgactcaagaatttgagggtcaaaacaagtccatcaaatctagagtacgtttgaccctgatgatatgggatacttttgctgttgacaaagtagtggatgtatcggcacgtgttatgttacgcttgtctccacatgtttccttgtatcattctcacttgccctatttgttcctcaggcagatgtggtatcttctttggaagcataagatgttgaagatgagtacttgagagtaATGCCAGGTGAGTAATCAggcaaagggttccaggcagtcaattcctgactagaagcttgattccaaatgttgattgattgctctctttctccttgtcttgcaggtaagaacaaggccaaaggaaaagatagggaaaaagcatgatatgggatactcttgcttttaaccctgatgatatgagatactcttgctctggtgtggcttgtttgcagaggtattatcgggaggaaaagaagctgagtattttgagagactttgctgagagtgccttctcggatgtgaagaaaagttgagtatttttttttatttgcaggtctgcctggctgtgaaAGATGGAGGTTgatatatataggagtctccctaacaacaagtagtagtgctattcctttacccttcttggtcatagcaatgtagtgggagttgcaagtttcacgtgttttaactttgtcagagcactttgaaaaagtggtctgtggtatctggaaagatgatgttgcgtgtgaagattgcagacaagctttatccaaggaaatctggctctcgaagttcgaagagTGGTggctcttcggtttttgaacaagcaatcctgttggggatttgactctcgagattcagagaacagtgcctcttcgatttttgagaaagcaatcatgttgggagtctgactcttgagattcggagagtagtgtctcttcgattttttagaaagtaatcttgttgggagtctggctctcgagattcggagggcggtgcatcttcaatttttgagcacgtaatcctgttgggagtctggctctcgagattcggagagcggtgcctcttcaatttttgagaaagcaatcttgttgagagtctgactcttgagattcggagaacagtgtctcttcgatttttgagaaagtaatcctgttgggagtctggctctcaagattcagagggcagtgcctctttgatttttgagcacgtaatcctattgggagtctggctctcaagattcggagagcggtgccttttcgatttttgagcaagcaatcttgatgggagtgttttctcgaatgtgagtaaaggttgggcatttttaccagtctgtcttgccacggagcacggaggttgacacacattgggactttctagttatcaagcagtggtgctgttcctttacccttatgagtaatagtagggtagctggaccttcaagatttatgtgtctaaactttgtcaaagatctttggcaaagttatttgtggtactcgatgagctgatgttgcatgtggaaagtggtgcctcttcagaatccgaagagtggtgcctcttcgatttttgaaccaacggccctgtttccctttcttttataagggcaccaattgtgtgcaataagtacattcagagagttattgcttgtaggaattttccccttacttcagagatttattgcacctcatttctccttcatcatttctaagaatgtctggcccatccaactgtcgttttgacttgaactttggtgaagaggcagccatgccttctcaagacaacatatggcgcccatcctttttatcccctactggtcctcttaccattggggactctgtgatgaagaatgatatgaccgctgcggtggtggccaggaacattctcactcccaaagataacaaactactttccaaacggtctgatgagttggctattaaggattctctatctctcagtgttcagtgtgcaggttctgtgtctaatatggcccaatgcctattttctcgaacctgccaagttgaatcattggcgactgaagtgataagtctcaaacaggagatcagagggctcaagcatgagaataaacagttgcacaggctcgcacatgactatgctacaaacatgaagaggaagctcgaccagctgcaagaatctgatggtcagattttacttgatcatcagaggtttgtgggtttgttccaaaggcatttattgccttcgtcttctagggctgtactgcgtaatgaagctccaaatgatcaaccttcggtgcctctcCTTCtgaggttctgcctagtacgaggctccgaataatcaccatctggtgcctcctctttctggggctctgctgactgctgagacttctcctgagcaacctttgtgaaagttccctcttgtttgtttattttgattgatgtatatgtacatatttgtaacttatcggagatatcaataaacaagctttgcttcatgtcaacatattgtgttaaatacaccaagaccttcttcactaagttctttgaatttttccttttgttgaagcttgtatgttaatGCTTTGTGAGTaaaagcatgtaggttgaggtagtgctcctttaatttcccgagtgaggaaaacttctcgtttggagacttgaaaaatccaagtcactgagtggtcatgagacttccgagtatcaaggtgcagtggTCTAACATTTTAATGAATAAAATGTAGAGATTTTACTTGGACATTCATAGTTCAAAACTCTTCAATCTCTTAAATTACTGTAATAATTTCGAATTCCTCGTTATTAATGGAATTCTTCATCACTTTTACCGGAGAAAGTTTGACTTAGCTGACAATAACGTATACACTTGTATTTGATTTGATATTTAGTTATTGGCCCGTTGCGTATTCAGTTTGATAgataattgaaaaaataatgtAGTGCGAGTTGGGTATTGCTCTAGTGTATagtgttttcttcttcaatcaATTGTATCTCAAATTTAAGTTTTAGGACAATTAGATACAATAAATATATGTTGACATTGGTAGATTATGTCCTCATTATATAATCATTTATTAGGTAATTATTATGTCATCGATATATGACCAACATATTGTCGTTACACAAAAAACTCCATTGGTTCAAAAGCTAGAACATACACGTGGCCATGGGTGTAGaacaatcaattaaaatttgaaagtaAAGCTGCTTCATACTAATTTCTCGTTGACATTAATGCTAAAAACTTCTTTAGACGAAAATTTGAGTGTCACTAATATTATAATACGTATATCTTTGTCATATCACgtaataatattaaataaatgttttatgtAATTCGTAATAAGGATTTCTTGGTCTCTAGATAGGCCGGCGAGGGTTTCAGaatctttttatttgtttaacaGGATACTTAACCTAGAAATAGCTCAATCATAAGGTCCAGCAGCTGAAAGATCACGACACACAACCTAATTTTCCAAGTTTAATTTTATGGGTTTATAGTATATCTCTTTTTAGCCGGCCTCTTGGACCTTGCTGCCTTtttgttgggttgggttggtttTGGGCgttttgcattctttgttctatatttttgtttatttattttttctatctAACTTTTAAGAATTTAATTTATATAACTAAATAGTCAAATGTCATTCGGCTTCTACGATGAGAAGTTTGGAAACACTGGTAAGTGATGCTATTATTCATTTGATATATATGGGTGGCCGTCGGACAATATGATTGAtatgtttatattataaattgaTTGTTTTTGTTGATGCCATCAtcgatctatattttattcatctAAATAACATGGATTCCAATTCAGATGTAGAAGGAGGAGCACCCGGTATACATAACAATAGCGATGTTCTAAGTATTCTAAAAAACTACTCATGTATGAGTTCTCAATGAAAGCTTTGCATCAATTGACCCATTAATGTATCTCTGATATCCAAATAGAGCGAACCACTATTGCAATTTCAATAAATAAAACGTCCAACTAAGAAACTTAGTAGTATGAACAAATAATAAGATCAATTTGTTTGGCttaatatttgaatattggggctcaaaagaaggaaagtCCAAGGATGCCAAATTAAAGGAAGACTTGCCCGAAGCCCAATATCAAGCCCATGAGTAAACTCAAGCCTTCTCAGTCAAGAAACAAGTCACGTGTCTATGAGtgaagtgacaagtgatggaGACTAACCTACTATCATCCAAAGAACACTTTCTAGTGGCattacaagtaaaaagttgatgacttACTACCCTCCAAGTGTTTTCGAGCAAGGGCAAAAGTTACAGCAGCTAGGCCAAAttgcctataaaaggaagaagagacaAACTCTGCTTTCAAGCTaaatttgcatccaaaagctgAAATCAACCCAGATTCAGTCATTTTTAGCATCTAAAAGCTGAAAAAGTTATCTCTTGTCTAGTATAAAAGCTCTACTACCTCCCttagtgttgtagtatcgattccctcgtgtaaacttgtttaccatccatccctttttagTATATAAACCCTGTAAATTCAAAGAGAAGTgactgcaagaagttcaaccttaCCAGACAAGGTTAAATCTTGCCTGAAACTATTTGTTTACTTTCTAAATTAGTAGATCTATTGCTTAATGCATTATCCAGCATGTATTCAAGTTGTTTCCACCTATTTTTCTGTTTTAAGAGTCTTATTTGCATCTGGATATGGTTAGCTTGATgaatatattttcattaaaagtaaTTTGGAACCAAACACATGACATAAGGGGCTTTGAACTCCCTTCATTCAAACATACAAGaccatgaactaaaagtccttgtttacaaggtaAGAAAAATAACTTAATACAAACTTAACACATCTATGACAATCATTTGATAATAAGAAGTTGAAGTAACTTGGGGCGTAAGTAATCAACATAAAATACACTTGTTCAACatctgctatactgagatagtagtggcacgcctaagcacttagttagttttgattgtgagcctcaaggcctacacctaaggccccataaaggcacttttcagaactaactttgttcTCCTCTTGTAGTACATCAACAAGCAAGAGCCCTACCacacatccaaagtgccaatcctTTAGAGAGTTGTGCTGAGGTCCAAGGAGCCTTCTCCAAAGAAATCTTTACCCGAACCCAAATCATTCATATCCCAAATTCTTGAAGCTTCATGCATATATAACAAAGAGTCTACAACAAACGTGTTGCCAATTGTAAGTGTCCATAGAAGAGATTAGGCATCTTATTCTTGGCTTCCCACAAGATTGGCCTTCTTCTTTAGAACAAACTTTTGTACTCTCCCAGTAGAATTAGGCAAATCCCCAAACACGAAAGCTTGTGGAACCATAAAAACAGGCAATTTCTCCTCACAAAACTTCACAATCTCTTTACAACTTtcttcaccaccaccaccaaaaccctcCTTCAACTTCACAAAAGCACAAGGAGTCTCCCCCAAAACCTCATCATGTTTCCCCACAACAGCAGCCTCCAAAACTTGTGGATGAGTCAGCAAAACTGCCTCCACCTCAAGTGTGCTTATAGACTCCCCACCAGAAATTATAATGTCCCTTGCCCTATCTTTCATCTGAATGTACCCATCTGAATGCCGAACTGCCAGATCACCAGTCCTATACCATCCGCCCTTGAAAACTTCATGATTGGGGTTTGAGTTTTTCAGATATCCCAACATCAAAGTGTTGCCTCGTAACATAATCTCCCCCATTGTTTTTCCATCATATGGCACACTCTCCATACTATTCAAATCCTTCACATCAACACCTTCCATCATTAGATTGTACTGAGATTCCAACTTGGGTTTGCATGGTGTGACAATTGCTGGTCCAAGAGCCTCGGTCATGCCATATCCATGGCTCACATTAAACCCTAATTCTGTAACCTTGATCAGAATCTCCGATGCTGGCAATGCACCAGCAACAATAATCTCCACCCTTGATTTTATAACCCTAGTTTGATCATTTTCTGAGGCATCTGCTAGAATGTTTAATATAGAGGGTGCACCACATAAGTGTGTTACCTTGTGAAGATCAATTGCTTCAAAAATGGCTTTGGCAGAGACACTTCTTAGGCAGATATTGGTGCCACCAAGAGCAGCAACAGCCCAAGGGAAGCACCATCCATTGCACCTAAACATTTCGACCGTCCATAGAAAAACAGGCATTTTTCTCATGTCACTCTGAAAAATTGCTCCCAGTGAATTCAGGTACACAGCTCTGTGGCTGTACACAACTCCTTTGGGATTACCTGTTGACCCAGAAGTGTAACTCACTGAAATCGGGTCACACTCATTGTTGGGTCTGAGAATCTGAAAATCGGGTTCTGCTGATTCCTGTAGGTCATTGTAATTTATGGCACCTGATGGAAGATCAAGATCAATAtgagaagatgatgatgattggTCACATTCTGGGATTAGAATGAAGAGAGGTGGCTTGGAGTTGGAGTTTGATTGGGACAAAATGTCAACTGCTTGGAGGACAACTTCAAGGTACTGATGATCTACAAGAAtggctttggcttccaattGTTGTAATATCAAAGCTAATGCGGGTGCGTGCAGCCTAATGTTAAGTGCACAAAGGACTGCTCCTGCCATTGGAATGCTGAAATGTAACTCATAGAGTGCTGGAATGTTTGGTGCAAAAGCTGCAACCTGGTCAGGGAAGAAATTTaaacattttaaataattatcaaTTACTGTtacattacacacacacacacacactgtttTAGGTAATCAGGTCAAGTGTTGGCTCATCCTGCTATACAAAAAATCACCGTATCTTATGTAGCGGGTAAGAACTTTTTGCTATTTCTTGATCCAATACTAAGGTGCTACGTAGGTATTTTGTTAAGAGAAGTTTTTCTTTGTGACTGTCACACTGTTacttaatattatttttcactACTCATGTTAGAACACGTGATTAGTTTATATATACAAGTGATCACTTGTGCAATAAAAAA
Above is a window of Malus sylvestris chromosome 15, drMalSylv7.2, whole genome shotgun sequence DNA encoding:
- the LOC126602330 gene encoding butanoate--CoA ligase AAE1-like, which codes for MNKASLVQCSANYIPLSPISFLERAAVVHGDKISIVYGGVRFSWQQTLERCLKVASAFVHLGISRHDVVAAFAPNIPALYELHFSIPMAGAVLCALNIRLHAPALALILQQLEAKAILVDHQYLEVVLQAVDILSQSNSNSKPPLFILIPECDQSSSSSHIDLDLPSGAINYNDLQESAEPDFQILRPNNECDPISVSYTSGSTGNPKGVVYSHRAVYLNSLGAIFQSDMRKMPVFLWTVEMFRCNGWCFPWAVAALGGTNICLRSVSAKAIFEAIDLHKVTHLCGAPSILNILADASENDQTRVIKSRVEIIVAGALPASEILIKVTELGFNVSHGYGMTEALGPAIVTPCKPKLESQYNLMMEGVDVKDLNSMESVPYDGKTMGEIMLRGNTLMLGYLKNSNPNHEVFKGGWYRTGDLAVRHSDGYIQMKDRARDIIISGGESISTLEVEAVLLTHPQVLEAAVVGKHDEVLGETPCAFVKLKEGFGGGGEESCKEIVKFCEEKLPVFMVPQAFVFGDLPNSTGRVQKFVLKKKANLVGSQE